From the Exiguobacterium aurantiacum genome, one window contains:
- a CDS encoding TVP38/TMEM64 family protein, translating to MEWAALPIPLFVVISILLNMLIAVAGVLPSAFLTALNVQLLGFGPGVAVSIIGEAAGAVLSFILYRKALHRYTSPDGKRLRRLREAEGVEAWFLVLSLRLLPFVPSGLVTLSAAFSRMSLPSFAVASTVGKVPALVIEALAVAAVLNVAAGWQLGLIALLIVLYAVWRLPQRSGEKI from the coding sequence ATGGAATGGGCAGCTTTGCCGATCCCGTTGTTTGTTGTCATCAGTATCTTGTTGAATATGCTCATCGCCGTCGCTGGGGTGCTCCCGAGCGCATTTTTGACGGCGCTGAACGTGCAACTGCTAGGGTTCGGACCTGGTGTCGCCGTCTCCATCATCGGCGAGGCGGCCGGGGCAGTGCTTAGCTTCATTCTTTATCGCAAGGCGCTCCATCGCTATACGTCACCGGACGGGAAACGATTGCGACGCCTTCGTGAGGCCGAAGGGGTCGAGGCCTGGTTCCTCGTGCTCAGTCTTCGGCTATTGCCGTTCGTGCCGTCCGGGCTCGTCACGTTGTCGGCCGCATTCAGCCGGATGTCACTCCCGTCGTTTGCTGTAGCGAGCACGGTTGGAAAAGTGCCGGCGCTCGTCATTGAGGCGCTCGCCGTCGCGGCCGTCCTGAACGTGGCCGCAGGCTGGCAACTCGGTCTCATCGCGTTGCTCATCGTCCTCTATGCCGTTTGGCGCTTGCCTCAAAGGAGTGGCGAGAAGATATGA
- a CDS encoding GNAT family N-acetyltransferase produces MIHVYDTTWREKVEAFLLQQRSFAALNGQTPETFRDENVSDFETEETVSLVFEERDVIAVADLLKKHPVDGSLWLGLFVGDERLHGTGVAQRLYEQLEHAYMRPFQPVFRLGVLPHNERARRFWERQGYVYEKDSVTARGDHVHVLKKVIV; encoded by the coding sequence ATGATCCATGTTTATGACACGACTTGGCGCGAAAAGGTGGAGGCGTTCTTGTTGCAACAACGGTCGTTCGCGGCGTTGAACGGACAGACGCCCGAAACGTTCCGTGACGAAAACGTGTCCGATTTTGAGACGGAGGAGACCGTCAGCCTCGTGTTTGAAGAGAGGGACGTCATCGCGGTCGCCGATTTGTTGAAGAAGCACCCGGTCGACGGCTCGCTCTGGCTCGGCCTGTTCGTCGGCGATGAGCGGTTGCACGGTACCGGGGTCGCACAGAGGCTATATGAGCAACTCGAACACGCGTATATGCGTCCGTTCCAGCCAGTGTTCCGACTCGGGGTCTTACCTCACAATGAGCGGGCACGCCGGTTTTGGGAGCGGCAAGGCTATGTGTATGAAAAAGATTCCGTCACGGCACGGGGCGATCACGTTCACGTGCTGAAAAAAGTCATCGTCTAA
- a CDS encoding YwhD family protein, protein MKEINFNIVADDSTDGHGGFGVGSLSLNNMSPVIIDVEAGTAVIDMGAMHAKSAIEKRIKFLTDPEAVPNGKPYWIVWVTVGRKPEGFYYGGIAACDMSIDLEARRGYKLLPYHVNQMDKSLKGRILIDMMDAPSRDVLAAFLKEHRPEIWEQSTELQTELVRLKAE, encoded by the coding sequence ATGAAAGAAATCAATTTTAATATCGTCGCTGACGATTCGACCGATGGCCATGGTGGTTTTGGGGTCGGTTCGCTCAGTTTGAACAATATGTCTCCCGTCATCATCGATGTCGAGGCGGGGACCGCGGTCATCGATATGGGGGCCATGCATGCCAAATCGGCGATTGAGAAACGCATCAAGTTTTTGACGGATCCGGAAGCGGTGCCGAACGGCAAACCGTATTGGATCGTCTGGGTCACGGTCGGACGAAAGCCCGAAGGATTCTATTACGGTGGTATCGCGGCGTGTGATATGTCGATCGACCTCGAGGCGCGGCGCGGCTATAAATTGTTGCCGTACCACGTCAACCAGATGGACAAATCGCTCAAAGGCCGCATCCTGATTGATATGATGGATGCACCGTCACGCGACGTGCTCGCTGCCTTTTTGAAAGAACATCGTCCTGAGATTTGGGAACAATCGACCGAACTTCAAACCGAACTTGTGCGTCTCAAAGCCGAGTGA
- the cls gene encoding cardiolipin synthase, with product MYVLKRRVWQLLIMIVLGIFLLGLLYSVDGLIPFLIGAAILIPLIVGWYILFDHVQPQAKLAWLLAVLFIPFLGALAWVLFGRTPRRHRRIKRTSTEIRMFRQAIEAERIETANNVADRFPLTRTLEKLGATGADGHTSTKLLVNGEEKFDAVIKDIEQATHHIHVQYYLFRTDEISLKIRDALIKRSNENVTVRFLYDGLGSQEISEAFLEPLRESRVHVEAFDPVVHPLLVFNANFRNHQKLIVIDGRIAYTGGLNVGDEYLGKHKKLGFWRDTHLRLEGPLVRELQRLFVENWLYAGHEDDTERWDLFADSKHLPEYFIDDPQPANGATQLLVTSPGKDVTIRDGLITLLMEAKESIWITTPYLIPPPELLALLEVAGRRGIDVRIVVPGKGDEWFSFHATEYYFEQLLKRNIRIYKYNRHFIHAKTVLIDGKIALVGTANFDFRSMYLNHEMTIAQYETSSIQQLHEAFLKDFDESILIDWSMLRKKSSGKRFIEAFCHIFSPLL from the coding sequence GTGTACGTGTTGAAACGACGCGTCTGGCAACTCCTTATCATGATTGTACTCGGCATCTTCCTTCTTGGTTTGCTTTACTCGGTTGATGGGCTCATCCCGTTCCTAATTGGTGCCGCCATTCTCATTCCGCTCATCGTCGGTTGGTATATTTTGTTCGACCACGTCCAACCACAGGCCAAACTCGCTTGGTTGCTCGCCGTCTTGTTCATTCCGTTTCTCGGTGCCCTCGCTTGGGTGCTCTTCGGCCGAACACCACGACGGCACCGCCGCATCAAACGAACTTCGACCGAGATTCGTATGTTCCGGCAAGCGATTGAGGCCGAACGCATCGAGACGGCAAACAATGTAGCGGATCGATTCCCGCTCACGCGAACACTCGAAAAACTCGGCGCGACCGGGGCGGATGGTCACACGTCGACAAAATTGCTCGTCAACGGCGAGGAAAAGTTCGATGCGGTGATTAAAGATATCGAGCAAGCGACCCACCACATCCACGTCCAGTATTACCTATTCCGGACCGATGAAATTTCGCTGAAAATTCGTGACGCTCTCATCAAACGATCCAACGAGAACGTCACCGTCCGCTTTTTGTATGACGGTCTCGGCAGTCAAGAGATTAGCGAAGCGTTTCTCGAACCGCTCCGAGAGTCCCGTGTCCACGTCGAGGCGTTCGACCCGGTCGTCCACCCGCTCCTTGTCTTTAACGCCAACTTCCGCAATCATCAGAAGTTGATCGTCATCGACGGACGAATCGCTTACACCGGCGGACTGAACGTCGGGGATGAATATCTAGGGAAACATAAAAAACTTGGCTTTTGGCGTGATACCCATCTGCGTCTTGAAGGACCGCTCGTCCGGGAACTGCAGCGTTTGTTCGTCGAGAATTGGCTGTATGCCGGTCACGAAGACGATACAGAGCGCTGGGACTTGTTCGCTGACAGCAAACATTTGCCAGAATACTTCATCGACGACCCGCAGCCGGCCAACGGGGCGACACAGCTACTCGTCACGTCTCCTGGGAAAGATGTCACGATCCGAGACGGGCTCATTACGCTTTTGATGGAGGCGAAGGAGTCGATTTGGATTACGACGCCATATTTAATTCCTCCTCCTGAATTACTCGCGCTGTTAGAAGTCGCCGGCCGGCGTGGCATCGATGTGCGAATCGTTGTCCCCGGAAAAGGAGACGAATGGTTCAGCTTCCATGCGACCGAATATTATTTCGAGCAACTGCTTAAACGGAACATTCGGATTTATAAATACAATCGTCATTTCATCCATGCAAAAACCGTCCTCATCGATGGCAAGATTGCGCTCGTCGGGACGGCTAACTTTGATTTTAGGAGCATGTATTTGAACCATGAGATGACAATTGCCCAGTACGAGACGTCATCCATCCAACAGCTGCACGAAGCGTTCTTGAAAGACTTTGATGAGTCGATTCTCATCGACTGGTCAATGCTTCGCAAGAAATCGAGCGGCAAACGTTTCATCGAAGCGTTCTGTCATATCTTCTCGCCACTCCTTTGA
- a CDS encoding DUF871 domain-containing protein — protein sequence MKGLSVYLSEPLTPQFKAWVGRMREIGFTSMFTSLHIPEDDASVYTDRLRDLGTFARELDMELFADIAPTSLAALGKTWDGAHTLTEWGVTGLRVDYGVTPKQVADLSARMTVALNASTLSEVELMEMKGCGLVTDNVEAWHNFYPRPETGLDRDWFDDKNDWLKRQGLSVQAFIPGDGTLRGPLFERLPTLEEHRTLSTFACYLDLPDSVDRILIGDPGLADETIEQFASHADGMLVLRAEAETTIEAAFYRVQTNRMDPARDVIRSVESRAYGRPGDRLLEPMAARPRPLGTITVDNANYGRYAGELQITKHDLVADERVNVLGRVIEADRPLIRAIGPGTKFRIEWC from the coding sequence ATGAAGGGACTATCTGTTTATTTGAGTGAACCGCTCACACCACAGTTCAAGGCATGGGTCGGACGTATGCGGGAGATCGGCTTCACGTCGATGTTTACATCGCTCCATATCCCGGAGGACGACGCGTCGGTGTACACGGATCGGCTCCGTGACCTTGGGACGTTCGCACGAGAACTCGATATGGAGCTGTTCGCGGATATCGCACCGACGTCGCTCGCCGCACTAGGCAAGACGTGGGACGGTGCCCATACGCTCACCGAGTGGGGCGTGACCGGGCTGCGCGTCGATTACGGGGTGACCCCGAAACAAGTGGCCGACTTGTCGGCGCGGATGACGGTCGCCTTGAACGCGAGCACGCTGTCTGAAGTGGAACTCATGGAGATGAAGGGGTGCGGCCTCGTGACGGACAACGTCGAGGCGTGGCACAACTTCTATCCGCGTCCGGAGACGGGGCTTGATCGAGACTGGTTCGACGACAAGAACGATTGGTTGAAGCGGCAAGGATTGAGCGTCCAAGCGTTCATCCCTGGGGACGGGACGCTCCGCGGACCGTTGTTCGAACGGTTGCCGACGCTCGAGGAACATCGGACGCTGTCGACGTTCGCTTGTTACTTGGACCTCCCCGATTCGGTCGACCGCATTTTAATCGGCGATCCGGGACTTGCCGACGAGACAATCGAACAGTTCGCCTCACACGCGGACGGGATGCTCGTCCTCCGGGCCGAAGCGGAGACGACGATCGAGGCCGCCTTCTATCGCGTCCAAACGAACCGGATGGATCCGGCCCGTGACGTCATCCGCTCGGTCGAGTCTCGGGCTTACGGCCGTCCGGGCGACCGCTTGCTCGAACCGATGGCAGCAAGACCGCGTCCGCTCGGGACGATCACGGTCGATAATGCGAACTACGGGCGCTATGCCGGCGAATTGCAAATCACAAAACACGATTTAGTGGCGGACGAACGGGTCAACGTTCTCGGTCGGGTCATTGAGGCAGACCGGCCGCTCATCCGGGCGATTGGACCGGGCACGAAGTTTCGGATCGAGTGGTGCTGA
- a CDS encoding dicarboxylate/amino acid:cation symporter, with product MSETKKILIGLALGVIVGLGLAGLSGNVYDIVNTYILSPVGTVFLNLIKMLVVPIVFFSIILGVMGLGDPKELGRVGSKALLFFLTTTALAIILAMGVASVIKPGERGDFPTTGLEFESTSTEESSNIVQTFVNMIPTNPIQALAEGNMLQIIVFAALIGFAMIALGERAKTWRRFVKQGDRIMMHLIHLVMKLAPYGAFALIASAIGGIGLDAVKAMAWYMFAVVLTLFLHSVLVYGGALVLLGKMSPVFFFKNFYEAITLAFSTSSSNATLPVSMELAQTKLGVPRSISSFVQPLGATVNMDGTAIMQGVATIFIAQVFAADLTMTELVTVVITAVLASIGTAGVPGVGLIMLALVLQSVNLPVEGIALIIGVDRILDMLRTSVNITGDATCAVVVSKLEEKHLPPVDEDAWDEVEAK from the coding sequence ATGAGTGAAACGAAGAAAATTTTAATTGGCCTCGCCTTAGGGGTCATTGTCGGGCTAGGGCTTGCCGGCTTGTCCGGTAACGTATATGACATCGTCAATACGTATATCCTTTCCCCAGTTGGTACCGTGTTTTTGAACTTGATTAAAATGTTAGTCGTCCCGATCGTCTTCTTCTCGATCATTCTCGGCGTCATGGGTCTTGGGGACCCGAAAGAGCTCGGGCGGGTCGGATCGAAGGCGCTCCTCTTCTTCTTGACGACGACGGCGCTCGCCATCATCTTGGCGATGGGTGTCGCTTCGGTCATCAAACCGGGAGAGCGTGGCGATTTCCCGACGACTGGATTGGAATTTGAATCAACATCGACGGAGGAATCGTCTAATATCGTGCAGACATTCGTCAACATGATTCCGACGAACCCGATTCAAGCGCTCGCCGAAGGTAACATGCTTCAAATCATCGTCTTTGCGGCTCTCATCGGATTTGCGATGATTGCTCTCGGCGAACGGGCCAAGACGTGGCGCCGTTTCGTCAAACAAGGCGATCGCATCATGATGCACTTGATTCACTTAGTTATGAAGCTCGCCCCATACGGTGCGTTCGCGTTGATTGCCTCGGCAATTGGCGGAATCGGACTCGATGCTGTCAAAGCGATGGCGTGGTATATGTTCGCCGTCGTCTTGACGCTGTTTTTACATTCAGTACTCGTCTACGGTGGGGCACTCGTCTTGCTCGGGAAGATGAGTCCGGTCTTCTTCTTTAAAAATTTCTACGAAGCGATCACACTCGCGTTTTCGACATCGTCTTCGAACGCGACGCTTCCTGTATCGATGGAGCTCGCCCAGACGAAACTCGGCGTGCCGCGTTCCATCTCCTCATTTGTCCAACCGCTCGGCGCGACGGTGAACATGGACGGGACGGCGATTATGCAAGGTGTCGCGACGATTTTCATCGCGCAAGTATTTGCGGCTGATTTGACGATGACCGAACTCGTGACGGTCGTCATCACGGCGGTGCTCGCCTCGATCGGGACGGCGGGTGTACCAGGTGTCGGGCTCATTATGCTCGCGCTCGTCTTGCAGTCGGTCAACTTACCGGTCGAAGGGATCGCCCTGATCATCGGTGTCGACCGTATCCTCGACATGCTCCGGACGTCGGTCAACATTACCGGCGACGCGACATGCGCGGTCGTTGTCTCGAAACTTGAAGAGAAACACCTTCCACCTGTCGACGAAGACGCGTGGGATGAAGTCGAAGCAAAATAA
- the murQ gene encoding N-acetylmuramic acid 6-phosphate etherase codes for MVAMLDKLATERRNERTMHLDEMAVEEFLAVMNEEDQSVPHVIQEQLSVIADVTKRAIASFEKGGRLIYIGAGTSGRLGILDAAECVPTFGVSSDLVVGLIAGGERALIKAVEGAEDSKDLAVNDLKALHLNAKDTVVGIAASGRTPYVIGGLDYAREVGATTAALSCNKGSKISEHAEFKIEVETGPEVLTGSTRLKAGTAQKLVLNMISTASMIGVGKVYQNLMVDVQPTNEKLEVRAKRMIAEATGVDEQTAARYFDSSGGHVKTAIVMILADVPHAEAVERLERANGFVRDAL; via the coding sequence ATGGTGGCGATGTTAGACAAACTGGCTACTGAAAGACGGAATGAACGAACGATGCACTTGGACGAGATGGCGGTCGAGGAGTTCCTCGCAGTGATGAACGAGGAAGATCAATCGGTCCCACACGTCATTCAAGAACAACTGTCGGTCATTGCCGACGTAACGAAGCGTGCCATCGCATCCTTCGAAAAAGGCGGGCGTTTGATTTATATCGGCGCAGGGACGAGCGGACGGCTCGGCATCCTAGACGCGGCGGAATGTGTGCCGACGTTCGGTGTATCATCGGATCTGGTCGTCGGACTCATCGCCGGAGGCGAGCGCGCGCTCATCAAAGCTGTCGAGGGAGCAGAAGATAGCAAAGATTTGGCAGTCAACGATTTGAAAGCGCTTCACTTGAATGCGAAGGATACGGTCGTCGGGATTGCTGCGAGCGGCCGTACGCCGTACGTCATCGGCGGACTCGATTACGCCCGCGAGGTCGGCGCGACGACAGCCGCGCTATCTTGTAACAAAGGTTCAAAAATCAGCGAACACGCCGAGTTCAAAATCGAAGTCGAGACGGGACCGGAAGTGTTGACCGGATCGACCCGTTTAAAAGCAGGGACGGCGCAAAAACTCGTCCTCAACATGATTTCGACGGCGTCGATGATTGGGGTAGGGAAAGTGTATCAAAACTTGATGGTCGACGTGCAGCCGACGAACGAAAAGTTGGAAGTGCGGGCCAAACGGATGATTGCGGAAGCGACAGGGGTCGACGAACAGACGGCCGCGCGTTATTTCGATTCATCCGGTGGTCACGTCAAGACGGCGATCGTCATGATTTTAGCCGATGTCCCGCATGCGGAGGCAGTCGAGCGATTAGAGCGTGCGAACGGATTCGTCCGTGACGCACTATAA
- a CDS encoding PTS transporter subunit EIIC, with translation MKKEEVLAHAILEHVGGKDNIRQLAHCMTRVRLALKDPTKADLAALKQIDGVMGVIDDETLQIVVGPGTVNRVADHLSRETGLAIGEESVDANLTPDERAAIERQKVKDKQKSPFKRFLRRLGNIFIPLIPGLVASGIINGGANFAKNAGVDPTETWMQILLLLGSTVFAYLAILVGWNTAKEFGGTPVLGAIAGGILFNPMLADITIYGEPLVVGRGGLFGVIFAAWLMTYIEKHVRRFMPTAIDIIFTPLLTVLVVGFTALYAIMPVAGVLSDGIMQGLNAVLEIGGPVAGAVLAGFFLPLVMVGLHHGLTPIHLELLNTVGNTALLPILAMAGAGQVGAAIAIFVKTRNQRLRNIIKGAIPVGFLGIGEPLLYGVTLPLGRPFLTACMGAAVGGAFQASMQTAALGIGVSGLSLTPLIDNGMYLTYIAGLVISYTAGFIFTYFFGFKEEMADGI, from the coding sequence ATGAAGAAAGAAGAGGTTCTTGCACATGCGATATTAGAGCATGTCGGGGGAAAAGATAACATTCGTCAACTCGCGCACTGTATGACACGTGTGCGTTTAGCGCTCAAGGATCCGACGAAAGCGGATCTCGCCGCCTTGAAACAAATCGATGGGGTCATGGGCGTCATCGATGACGAGACGTTACAAATCGTCGTTGGCCCGGGGACGGTCAACCGCGTGGCGGACCATCTCAGCCGTGAGACGGGGCTCGCCATCGGAGAAGAGTCGGTCGATGCGAACTTGACGCCGGACGAACGGGCGGCCATCGAACGTCAAAAAGTGAAAGACAAACAGAAGTCGCCGTTCAAGCGCTTCTTGCGTCGCTTAGGGAACATCTTCATCCCGCTCATTCCAGGTCTTGTCGCTTCAGGAATCATTAACGGGGGAGCCAACTTCGCGAAGAACGCCGGGGTCGACCCGACCGAAACGTGGATGCAAATCCTCTTATTGCTCGGTAGCACCGTCTTTGCGTATCTCGCCATCCTCGTCGGTTGGAACACGGCGAAAGAGTTCGGCGGAACGCCGGTACTCGGTGCCATCGCCGGGGGGATTCTCTTCAACCCGATGCTCGCCGACATCACCATTTATGGAGAACCGCTCGTCGTCGGACGGGGTGGATTGTTCGGGGTCATCTTTGCCGCTTGGCTCATGACGTACATCGAGAAACACGTCCGTCGCTTCATGCCGACAGCAATCGATATCATCTTTACACCGCTTCTCACGGTCCTCGTCGTCGGCTTCACGGCGCTCTATGCGATTATGCCGGTCGCAGGCGTGTTGTCGGACGGGATCATGCAAGGGCTGAACGCCGTGCTTGAAATCGGTGGTCCGGTCGCTGGGGCCGTACTCGCTGGCTTCTTCTTGCCGCTCGTCATGGTCGGGTTGCACCACGGACTCACACCGATTCACTTGGAGCTGTTGAACACGGTCGGTAACACGGCGCTCTTGCCAATCTTGGCGATGGCTGGGGCCGGGCAAGTCGGGGCCGCAATCGCGATTTTCGTGAAGACGCGCAACCAACGCCTGCGTAACATCATTAAAGGGGCGATCCCGGTCGGATTCCTCGGTATCGGTGAACCGCTCCTTTACGGGGTCACGCTCCCGCTCGGTCGTCCGTTCTTGACGGCTTGTATGGGAGCCGCGGTCGGCGGTGCGTTCCAAGCATCGATGCAGACGGCGGCGCTCGGGATTGGGGTCTCGGGTCTCTCGCTCACACCGCTCATCGACAACGGGATGTATTTGACGTATATTGCAGGTCTCGTCATTTCGTATACGGCGGGCTTCATCTTCACGTATTTCTTCGGCTTCAAAGAAGAAATGGCGGATGGGATTTAA